In Acaryochloris marina S15, a single genomic region encodes these proteins:
- a CDS encoding IS1 family transposase (programmed frameshift), whose product MQCPLCGHSKAHKHGKMPNMLQRYRCPECQQTFTERFDTLYYRRQVSPEQVRQVLQAHAEGSSLRGITRTSGLAYNTVVSLVRAASQRSQQLHNGQVQAVETEDVSADEMWSFVKKQKHCLPHELEMGDCWMAITLANTSGVILSCRVGKHTDSLLNELVISTEGKTDCKDWNSDDWGGYERVLPWKIDHYIGKDRTQRLERTNGIIRQHSGRWHRRQNKFGKVWAQTKVTARLVVSYFNWIWTHSRLKTTAAQRADLASRAWHWDDILTYPTIV is encoded by the exons ATGCAATGCCCACTATGCGGTCATTCCAAAGCACACAAGCATGGCAAGATGCCCAACATGCTTCAACGATACCGTTGTCCTGAGTGCCAGCAGACCTTTACCGAACGCTTTGATACCCTTTACTATCGTCGTCAGGTGAGTCCAGAGCAGGTCCGACAAGTCCTCCAAGCCCATGCAGAAGGGAGTAGTCTTCGAGGTATCACTCGGACCAGTGGCCTAGCTTACAACACTGTAGTCTCTCTAGTAAGAGCTGCTAGCCAACGATCTCAGCAACTCCATAATGGCCAAGTGCAAGCCGTTGAAACGGAGGATGTCAGTGCAGATGAAATGTGGTCCTTTGTG AAAAAGCAAAAACACTGTCTTCCCCATGAGCTAGAGATGGGTGATTGTTGGATGGCGATTACCTTGGCAAACACAAGCGGCGTGATCCTCTCGTGTCGTGTGGGCAAGCACACCGATTCATTATTGAATGAACTGGTGATTAGCACTGAAGGTAAGACCGATTGCAAGGACTGGAATAGCGACGATTGGGGTGGTTACGAAAGAGTGTTGCCTTGGAAGATTGACCATTACATTGGCAAGGACAGAACTCAACGACTCGAACGCACCAATGGCATTATTCGACAGCACAGTGGTCGATGGCATCGACGCCAGAACAAATTTGGCAAAGTGTGGGCGCAAACCAAAGTCACTGCTCGATTAGTGGTCAGCTATTTCAATTGGATTTGGACACACAGTCGGCTTAAAACAACGGCGGCACAACGTGCTGATCTAGCCTCGCGAGCTTGGCATTGGGATGACATACTCACCTACCCCACAATTGTTTGA
- a CDS encoding aminotransferase class V-fold PLP-dependent enzyme: protein MTSDQQHSLEVHRQQFPALANKLYFNHGGQGPLPTPAFTAIQSAYTQMQELGPFTGGALTWMTEKVEGTRCAIASQLNVSPSTITLTESVSSGCNIAMWGFNWQPGDHILLSDCEHPGIIATAQQLKHRYGVEVSTFPLMATLNEGDPIAVMVKHLRPNTRLAVVSHILWNTGQVLPLQAMAAACRQAVPTVAILVDAAQSVGVLPLSVDELDVDFYAFTGHKWFCGPDGLGGLYVRPASLAQLEPTFIGWRGIDMDAQGKPTGWKPDGRRYEVATSAFPLFPGLTAAIELQEQWGTPTDRYQRIVHLSRILWEMLSTLPKITCLRTTAPESGLVAFQIEGFNNNHRPFVQQLESQKIMVRLIADPNCVRACVHYLTLESELEQLVQVIDQALT, encoded by the coding sequence ATGACCTCCGATCAGCAGCATTCTCTAGAAGTACATCGACAGCAATTTCCCGCTTTAGCGAACAAGCTGTACTTCAACCACGGTGGTCAAGGCCCCCTACCAACTCCTGCCTTCACTGCCATTCAGTCTGCCTATACCCAAATGCAAGAGCTTGGCCCGTTTACCGGGGGGGCACTAACTTGGATGACCGAGAAAGTTGAGGGTACTAGATGTGCGATCGCATCTCAACTCAACGTCTCTCCCAGTACGATTACCCTGACGGAATCTGTTTCCAGCGGCTGCAATATCGCCATGTGGGGGTTCAACTGGCAGCCTGGCGATCACATCTTATTATCCGACTGTGAACATCCTGGCATCATCGCCACTGCCCAACAGCTCAAGCATCGCTATGGGGTCGAAGTGTCCACCTTCCCCTTGATGGCAACTCTGAATGAGGGTGATCCAATTGCGGTGATGGTGAAGCATTTGCGACCCAATACCCGTTTGGCTGTGGTGAGCCATATTCTTTGGAACACGGGTCAGGTCTTACCCCTCCAAGCAATGGCAGCCGCCTGTCGACAAGCCGTACCCACCGTGGCCATTTTAGTGGATGCCGCCCAATCTGTCGGGGTGTTGCCCTTGAGTGTGGATGAGTTAGATGTAGATTTCTATGCCTTTACCGGTCATAAGTGGTTCTGCGGTCCTGATGGTTTAGGGGGGCTGTATGTTCGACCCGCCTCATTAGCGCAGTTGGAACCCACTTTTATCGGCTGGCGCGGGATTGATATGGATGCCCAGGGTAAGCCCACGGGTTGGAAACCCGATGGCCGTCGGTATGAGGTGGCGACTTCTGCCTTTCCACTATTTCCGGGACTGACCGCCGCCATTGAGCTACAAGAACAGTGGGGGACACCGACAGATCGCTATCAACGCATTGTGCATCTCAGTCGAATTTTATGGGAGATGCTCAGCACCCTGCCGAAAATTACCTGTTTACGCACTACAGCACCAGAGTCCGGTTTAGTCGCCTTCCAAATTGAAGGCTTCAATAATAATCATCGTCCTTTTGTCCAACAGCTTGAAAGCCAAAAAATTATGGTGCGCTTAATCGCAGATCCTAACTGCGTCAGAGCTTGTGTCCATTATTTGACTTTGGAATCCGAATTAGAGCAGCTCGTACAGGTGATTGACCAAGCTCTAACCTAA
- a CDS encoding DUF3885 domain-containing protein, whose amino-acid sequence MHPRSFAYALFHPYDGGADVVLATTEQRDRLKKKYDEWLSDHPDGF is encoded by the coding sequence ATGCATCCCCGATCCTTTGCTTACGCCCTGTTTCATCCCTATGATGGCGGCGCAGACGTCGTGTTAGCCACAACTGAACAAAGAGATAGGCTCAAGAAAAAATATGATGAGTGGTTATCGGATCATCCTGACGGTTTTTAA